The sequence below is a genomic window from Nostoc flagelliforme CCNUN1.
TAAAGTCATTAACTTACGTGCATCTAATAATTGTATAACTAAATCTGCACCTAAAAGTTGTTCTCTGACCAATTTATCTTGTTCCTCTCTATCATTCGTTCCCGGTAAATCGAGAAATTCTACACCTGTTTCTAAGAAAGGATGCGGACAAAAAAGTTCTACAGATGCTACATCTTTTCGCATTTGTCTATTGCCATCAAGAATAGCAAATTGCTGTAAAACTTCTGTGCCACTGCGATATATTTCTGTACCATCTACCAACATGATGCGAGTTCGCACATCAGAACCATACTTGACAGTAATTGCTGCGCCTGTAGTGGGTATTAAATCAATTGGTAAGGTGCGATTCCCTAACATGGCATTCAGTAAGGTAGATTTGCCATGATTAAAGGGGCCAAATACTGCAATCCGAAAGCTAGGATTAACGAGATGATTGCAGATGGTAATTATATCTTGATGCAGTTGCGATTTGCGTTCTAAATTCAGTAATTCAGATGCAGATTTGAGAGAATCTGCTAAATCCTTATAATCTTCATACTGTTTTTGCATAGTTCCTCGTTCCCAGTCTCCGCCTGGTAATGCAATTACCTCACATTCTTATAGTTATGGGAGGCTCCGCCTCCCAATAGGTATTCCCAGCTCTAGCTGGGAACGAGAGTAATGAGATTTCTCAACTATAATAAGCTAATAAATTGCTATACGCTGCCTCAATTTTTTGCAACTGGGCTATTACATCTTCTTGTAAGTTTTTTAAACGGTTGAACTCACCCTCACGATTTATTTCACGCGTTTGTTTTTGCTTGACTAAATTATCTAATTCAGATTTGCGAGAGATAATATCATCGTTAATCCGCTTACCCACTTCTCTTTCGTAAGAGTCAAAACACTCTTTTACAGCATTGTATACAACCTGAGATTGTTCATGGGCGACTTGGGGAAGATGCTTAACTAACTCTTTCTTCGCCGTTTTAACTAACTCTTTACGCGCTTGATCTGCTTGCAAAAATCCTACTCCTAAACCTAGTAGTGCAAACCCGATGGGGCCAAGAAAAATACCTGTCACTGCTGTAATTATCCCGCCAATGCCAATTACAGTAAAGTAGTTTAACAAGATATTTTTCCAATCAAATCCGGCTCCTGCTAGTGCAAAACCAGCAAGATTTCCCTTAGACAGTGATAACAATCCCATTGCCCATTTTGCCCAGCCGGGAGAGTTATCTTCTTCAGGTGTAGTACTAGTATTTACTTTGACATTTTGTCCGGTGAGCTTTTCTGTGATTTGATCTGTAACTTGACTGTAAGACGCGCCATATTGTGCAGCACTGCGAGAAAGTTCTTTAAAAGCTGCATTGATATCTTTTTCAGCAGTTAATGTCCAAGCAGCAGATTTGTCAGTGATATATTGCTCAAAAGCTTTTTGTAGTGCGGTGTTAAATGCTTCTCGTTTACCACTACTGAGAAAATCAAACAAATTTAATTCTGGCTGATAGCGTAAGAAATCAGTTTCAAAAGTATCGCCTAAATTTAAAACGTAGCCGCTAAAAGATTCGGAAATCGTTCTTGCTTGAGTGTCTCTGGTATTGAGAATTTCTTTTTGGAATTCATCTCGAATACCTGTGAGCTTGTTAAACTCAGGTTCCACTGAATCAATCCGTTTTTTTAATTCATTTACATCTTGATCGAGTAATGGTATACGTCTAGCAACTGCTTCGCGGGTATGATTGCAGGCTTGTCTTGCTAAGGTTCTGACTTGACGGAGTTCTGCGATCGCACGTTCTCTGGTAAGAAAAGTATTAAGGGCTTCCATAAACTTTGGAAAGCCAGTCCCGTCTAAATCAGCCTGGGGATTTTTCAACCGTCGTCTGAGTGCTTGAATTGACGAAAGCTCAAACACTCGTTCGTCATAAATATTCTGACCTTCTACAGTACAATATTCTGCTAAATTCGCGTTAAATACTTGCCGTAATCTATTCTCAGATGCTTGTAATTCTTCGACATCATCAGGATCAATCAATGATTCTCGCACCTGATCCCAAGCATTAACTAAGAAGAAAACTGTCAATCCTCGACCTTTGATATAATTTTCTAGGTAGCGACGCTCACCCAAGGTACAAGGTTGAGAAGCTCTCATTAAAAACAAAATTGCATGGCAGTTATTTACATAACCCAAAGATAATTCGTTTCGCGCTTCTGTATCATTCAATCCCGGACTATCGACAATTTCAATTCCCTTTTCTAGTAACGTTAAGGGATACTCAACTACTGCATAATCAACATCGGGAAATGCTTGTTTTTTCTCCTGCTCTAGTTTTTTAGCTTCAGCCGGGTCAATGGTATATTTATATTTAAAGTTCTGAAAGTCTAGCTGTTGTGGGCTTTTTCCATCATTAAAATGAATGGTAACTTTCTTTTCTGGGCCATAGCGTAAAACTGTTAACACTGCGGTACAAGGGTTAACATCGCTCGGTAATAGGTTTTCCCCAATTAAGGCATTGAGAAACGTACTTTTCCCGCGTTTCATATCGCCTAATACTAAAAGGCGAAATACACCTTTACGGAGATTTTTACTAGCTATTGTAATATCTTCAATATCTCGCTCTAAACTGAGTTTTCCCGATGAAGAGTCTCCAGCCAACTCAGCTTGATTAATTGTTTCAGCCAGTCTACTCAAACATACAGAAATCTCCGATCGCACTTGAGCAACCCGCTCTAAATCTTGGATAAATCTGTCAGTTGCTACTTGATCGCTCATAATATTTACACTTTAATTAAAGATTGGTTTTTTTAGATTCCAAAAATAATTTGTAAGACATCCACCCCAGCGCACCAACAATAATAAATCCAGCCAACACTGAGGCTATTCTCACTGCAACTAGTGCTACCACACCAAGAACAAACAGCTTCCCACCCAGAATCACTTTGTTCATCCAAGGTTTTTGGGAATTTTCTGGCTGATGCTTCACAGTTTGATGAAAAGCCGCATCGGTAGCATGGATATTACTTTCCATTTCCCGGAGTCGCAATTCAACTTCTCGTTCTCGTAATATACGTTCTCGGTGTTCAAGTTCTTTTTCGCGATTGCTTTCAGATGTCATCGGTATCCGCTCCGTCTAAGACGTTTCGCGGATGGTCTTTTCCAGGGTTTCTATTTTTGCCTTTGCCGAGTCCAGGGCGGTTAGCATCATATTATACTGGTCAATTTGGTTGCGGAGTTGCCCGGTTAACTCGGTTAAATGATTTAAACTGACGGAATCACCAAAGTCAAGGCTGGAATCAATCGATTTTAATCCGATTACTCTCTGTTCGGTTTTTTATAGCACAGTAGGCTTCTTTTTTTGCGTGGCATCAATGCACACCTTTTACTAAACTTATCTTTCTAGAGTGTCTCAATGGGACAATGTAGTGCTTTAGTAAAACTTGCATTCCAATACGGTTCGGTTAGTATGTTTGGCTCTCGGAGATCCCCTCAACCCCCCTTTTTAAGGCTTGCTCTTCCTCCTATTTACCCCCTAAAAAAGCTACGGTGTACACACAAGTCTTGCCGCAGCCATATCTTTATTAATAAATCTGGCACTGCGTTTCTATCCCGCCTCGGAATGAATTCCGAGTCTCATAGCTAAAGTCCACTCAAGTGGACTAAATGACAATACGCTTGGGTTAAGGCTAAAGCTCTTTGTCAAAGTCAATTTTTTTAACGAACCGCCAAGGACGCAAAGGACGCAAAGAGAAGAAAGAAATGCTTAACTGAACTGTATTAGACTAAATGATTAAGTAGTGAAACAAAATTAATTACACAAAATTCAGACATGGAACCCTTATCCAGGCTAGAAACTCTTATGTAAATAATTCTGTGCGATTACTTAATTCAGTCCACTTGAGTGGACTTGGGCTATGAGCCGCTGAACTTCAGTTCTGGGCGGGATGTCGGTAAGTGTGACAGTTTCACTCTGACAAAAATGTGGGTAGAGAATTTTTCGACTTGTGTGTACACCGTAGCTTAAAAACGGGGTCGCCGTAGGCGGGGGATCTTAACCGAACTGTATTGAGATGCGATCGCTTAGGCAACTATGATTATTATTGGATTGCTCAGAGAGGAGATGCGATCGCGTTACTCTTAAATTAATTGACAACAATATAACCAGCTTATGCAATCCCTCAATATTACACTGCCAGATGCGATCGCTTAGACAACTATGATTATTGTTGGCTGGCTGAGTGGGGAAATGCGATATGGGATTTTAGGCAAATTAGATGTAAATTATGCGATCGCTATAAGCCAAAATTTTTATAGATACTCACACAGGTATAGTCAAAATGGATATTAAGAATGGCTTCGTCGGCGCTGTTGGTAACACACCCCTAATTCGCTTAAACAGTTTCAGTGAAGAAACAGGATGTGAAATCCTCGCTAAAGCTGAATTTCTCAATCCTGGCGGTTCTGTCAAAGACCGCGCCGCACTTTATATTATCGAAGATGCAGAAGAGAAAGGTTTACTCAAACCCGGTGGCACAGTTGTAGAAGGAACTGCTGGTAATACTGGCATTGGACTGGCGCATATTTGCAACGCCAAAGGCTACAAATGCCTAATTATTATTCCCGATACTCAGTCACAAGAAAAAATAGACGCACTGACAGCACTAGGTGCAGAAGTTCGTCCCGTCCCTGCTGTACCCTACAAAGACCCAAATAACTACGTCAAGCTATCTGGCAGAGTCGCTGCTGAGTTAGAAAACGCTATTTGGGCTAATCAGTTTGATAACTTAGCCAACCGCCGCGCCCACTACGAAACCACAGGGCCGGAAATTTGGACACAGACAGATGGTAAAATAGATGCATGGACAACTGCAACTGGTACTGGTGGTACTTATGCTGGTGTGGCGTTGTACTTGAAAGAACAAAATCCGGCGATTAAATGCGTTGTTGCCGATCCATTGGGTAGCGCACTTTATAGCTATGTCAAAACCGGCGAACTCAATACAGAAGGAAATTCCATCACTGAAGGCATTGGTAACGGTCGTGTCACAGCCAATATGGAAGGCGCACCTGCTGATGATGCCATTCAAATCGATGACAAAGAAGCTTTACGGGTAGTTTACCAACTGCTAAGAAAAGATGGGTTGTTAATGGGCGGCTCAACAGGTATTAATGTTGGCGCAGCTGTTGCCCTAGCGAAGCAGTTGGGGCCAGGACATACCATTGTCACCATCTTATGTGATAGTGGTTCCCGGTATCAGTCGCGGATATTCAACCCTGAATGGCTAGCCTCAAAAGGACTTTCAATAGATTAATTATGGGGAATTGGGCATTGGGCATGGGGCATGGGTTATTTATTCTCCCTCTCCCTCCCTGATCTCCCTCTCCTCTGTGTCCTCTGCGCCTCTGTGGTTCGTTAAAAAATGTCAAATATAACTCAACCATCAAACTTCCCCACAATAGACCAACCCTCTTCTCCTAAGTGTGTGCGGGTTTGTCAAAATCGCACTTGCAAAAAGCAAGGTGCAGTTAAGGTTTTAGCAGCTTTTGCAGCTTTGCCAATCCCCGATGTAACGATAACAGCTAGCAGCTGTTTGGGACAATGCGGCAATGGGCCGATGGTGCTGATATTACCCGATATGGTCTGGTATAGCGGCGTTCAACCCGATGAAGTATCTCTACTGATAGAAAATCATTTGCTAGGTGGTCAAAGAGTCCAACAGATGCTCTATTATCGGTTTCATCCCCAGAAATAAAGCCAAATTTTCAATATCAATGTCTGCAATATTGTTGACTGAAGTGAGGCATCCAATGAATATCCAAGAGCTGCGTCAATCCTTAAAACAAAAATGGCTGAGTTACTATAAGCAAAATATTAACTGGCTGGTCAAAATGCGAATTTGGGGCACTTATAATGGTCTGCGCCGTCCTTTGTCCGGTTTTATTTTGGCAACACTGTCTGTTTTAGAACCCCAGTTTGATGAAATACTTGCTTTTATGCTGGATCTGAATAACGATCCAGATAAAATAGTCGCGGCTTTAGGTCTTAACTTCAATCCTGATGAAGAGTTACGTTTAATAAAATTAGACCATTCTATAGCTATAACCCAAGTTGAAAGCGAGCCGCCAGATGAGAAGCATTCTAAGGATAAATATCTGTCATCGGTTGTAACTGCCAGCAAGATTGCCTCTCATTCTCTTGCCAATACTCTAGATTCCAACTTATCACGCGCCGATGAACTTGTGCCATCGATTACAGCTACCACTGAGGTCGTTCGCACACGCAAACCGGAGTTGGTAGTAGCTGCAACTAAAATTGCTCCAGATACTCTGGCAAAAACGCCATCCTCTGGTTTGCTAAGGGAACATCAACCAGTACGCTGGCACTCTGGTCAGTTACCTTCACGAGGATCGGCGACAATGACTAGTGAGGTTAACAGCAAAGCCAAAACTATGCCATCTGTGGCATTAGCTACCGAGGTTAAGAGCAACGCACCACCTGTCCGAATCCCTGTGAGCGCATCATTGGCAATTACCACTGAGATTAATAGTAATGGTAAAGCAGTGCGATCGCCCAAGGGGCGGCTCCCTTCAGGAGCATCGCGAGCAATTACTACTGAGGTTAAAAGCAACGGCAAGCAGCCGAATATTCAACCAGAAAATGTTAAGAGCAAAGTGAATCTAGAAACCACTAATGCCCGTAGTATAGCTTCTTGGGTAGATGAATTTTGTTACGGCGCTAGGAATAAAGAAGAAGATATTTTGACTTGAATTAGTTATGGGTAATCGTGAGAAACAAACGGGATTTCTATGACTTCACCCTCAGTTTCTCCCACTTTGACTTTCAACCCCACGCCACCAGCTTTAGTGCGAATGTAACCTAGCCCAAAGTAACCATCAGCCGTTTCTGTATAACTGGTAAGTTTGCCGACCTTTTCATCTCCAACTGCGATCGCACTTCCAACTGCCGCAGGGGCACTGAGTCTTATACCAAAAAGGTGTTGTTTTACACCTTTATATGTATTTAATCGAGCAATGGTTTCTTGCCCAATATAGCAACCTTTAGTAAAAGAAATTGTTTGCCATAAACCAACTTCCAGAGGATTGTAATCATCTGTAAGTTCCGCATCTGGGGCGGGGCGGCCTTGTAATATTCGCAAGGCATCCCAGGCGCGATCGCTCATTTCTACTGCTCCAGCTTCTAACAATTTATTCCACACCGTTTCTTTGTCAGTATTGGGGAAAGTAAAAGTGTATCCGGGAGCAGCTAACCCACTACCCACAGCAATCCGCACTCCTTCAGCCGGAGCAATGGTGTATACTTTGTGACTACCATAAGG
It includes:
- a CDS encoding (2Fe-2S) ferredoxin domain-containing protein, with protein sequence MSNITQPSNFPTIDQPSSPKCVRVCQNRTCKKQGAVKVLAAFAALPIPDVTITASSCLGQCGNGPMVLILPDMVWYSGVQPDEVSLLIENHLLGGQRVQQMLYYRFHPQK
- a CDS encoding DUF5331 domain-containing protein, which gives rise to MNIQELRQSLKQKWLSYYKQNINWLVKMRIWGTYNGLRRPLSGFILATLSVLEPQFDEILAFMLDLNNDPDKIVAALGLNFNPDEELRLIKLDHSIAITQVESEPPDEKHSKDKYLSSVVTASKIASHSLANTLDSNLSRADELVPSITATTEVVRTRKPELVVAATKIAPDTLAKTPSSGLLREHQPVRWHSGQLPSRGSATMTSEVNSKAKTMPSVALATEVKSNAPPVRIPVSASLAITTEINSNGKAVRSPKGRLPSGASRAITTEVKSNGKQPNIQPENVKSKVNLETTNARSIASWVDEFCYGARNKEEDILT
- a CDS encoding DUF3040 domain-containing protein, yielding MTSESNREKELEHRERILREREVELRLREMESNIHATDAAFHQTVKHQPENSQKPWMNKVILGGKLFVLGVVALVAVRIASVLAGFIIVGALGWMSYKLFLESKKTNL
- a CDS encoding dynamin family protein, which produces MSDQVATDRFIQDLERVAQVRSEISVCLSRLAETINQAELAGDSSSGKLSLERDIEDITIASKNLRKGVFRLLVLGDMKRGKSTFLNALIGENLLPSDVNPCTAVLTVLRYGPEKKVTIHFNDGKSPQQLDFQNFKYKYTIDPAEAKKLEQEKKQAFPDVDYAVVEYPLTLLEKGIEIVDSPGLNDTEARNELSLGYVNNCHAILFLMRASQPCTLGERRYLENYIKGRGLTVFFLVNAWDQVRESLIDPDDVEELQASENRLRQVFNANLAEYCTVEGQNIYDERVFELSSIQALRRRLKNPQADLDGTGFPKFMEALNTFLTRERAIAELRQVRTLARQACNHTREAVARRIPLLDQDVNELKKRIDSVEPEFNKLTGIRDEFQKEILNTRDTQARTISESFSGYVLNLGDTFETDFLRYQPELNLFDFLSSGKREAFNTALQKAFEQYITDKSAAWTLTAEKDINAAFKELSRSAAQYGASYSQVTDQITEKLTGQNVKVNTSTTPEEDNSPGWAKWAMGLLSLSKGNLAGFALAGAGFDWKNILLNYFTVIGIGGIITAVTGIFLGPIGFALLGLGVGFLQADQARKELVKTAKKELVKHLPQVAHEQSQVVYNAVKECFDSYEREVGKRINDDIISRKSELDNLVKQKQTREINREGEFNRLKNLQEDVIAQLQKIEAAYSNLLAYYS
- a CDS encoding cysteine synthase A, producing MDIKNGFVGAVGNTPLIRLNSFSEETGCEILAKAEFLNPGGSVKDRAALYIIEDAEEKGLLKPGGTVVEGTAGNTGIGLAHICNAKGYKCLIIIPDTQSQEKIDALTALGAEVRPVPAVPYKDPNNYVKLSGRVAAELENAIWANQFDNLANRRAHYETTGPEIWTQTDGKIDAWTTATGTGGTYAGVALYLKEQNPAIKCVVADPLGSALYSYVKTGELNTEGNSITEGIGNGRVTANMEGAPADDAIQIDDKEALRVVYQLLRKDGLLMGGSTGINVGAAVALAKQLGPGHTIVTILCDSGSRYQSRIFNPEWLASKGLSID
- the ygfZ gene encoding CAF17-like 4Fe-4S cluster assembly/insertion protein YgfZ: MPTSTIDDKDAAAIQAARVGVAICDRTAWGRIKVAGDDRFNFLHNQSTNNFQILKPGQGCDTVFVTSTARTIDLATAYVREDAVILLVSPNRRQYLMEWLDKYIFYADKVELSDITEYTNTFSLIGPGSDAVLEKLGIGELIGQPYGSHKVYTIAPAEGVRIAVGSGLAAPGYTFTFPNTDKETVWNKLLEAGAVEMSDRAWDALRILQGRPAPDAELTDDYNPLEVGLWQTISFTKGCYIGQETIARLNTYKGVKQHLFGIRLSAPAAVGSAIAVGDEKVGKLTSYTETADGYFGLGYIRTKAGGVGLKVKVGETEGEVIEIPFVSHDYP